A region from the Camarhynchus parvulus chromosome 23, STF_HiC, whole genome shotgun sequence genome encodes:
- the PITHD1 gene encoding PITH domain-containing protein 1, giving the protein MAHGHGPGRCRCCGEEAAERGAAWGLYLRIDRQRLQCLNERREGSGATVFRPWEERGDRSQFVESDDDEELLFNIPFTGSVKLKGVIVMGEDDGTHPAEMRLFRNIPHMSFDDTAKEPEQSFSLSRDPLGELEYPTKIARFSNVYHLSMHFPKNFGAETTKIFYIGLKGEWTEAHRHEVTICNYEASANPADHKLEQITPQTHFIS; this is encoded by the exons ATGGCGCACGGGCACGGGCCCGGCCGGTGCCGCTGCTGCGGGGAGGAGGCGGCGGAGCGCGGCGCGGCCTGGGGGCTCTACCTGCGCATCGACCGGCAGCGCCTGCAGTGCCTCAACGAGCGCCGCGAGGGCTCCGGAGCCACCGTGTTCCGGCCCTGGGAGGAGCGCGGGGACCGCTCGCAG TTTGTGGAAAGCGACGATGATGAGGAGCTGCTCTTCAACATCCC GTTCACGGGCAGTGTGAAGTTGAAAGGAGTCATTGTGATGGGCGAGGATGATGGGACACACCCGGCTGAGATGAGGCT gTTCAGGAACATTCCTCACATGTCCTTTGATGACACAGCcaaggagccagagcagagcttcaGCCTGAGCCGGGAtcccctgggagagctggaatATCCCACCAA aattgCCCGTTTCTCCAACGTTTACCACCTCTCCATGCACTTCCCAAAGAACTTCGGAGCAGAGACAACCAAGATTTTTTACATAGGCCTGAAGGGGGAGTGGACAGAG GCTCATCGCCACGAAGTCACCATCTGCAACTACGAAGCCTCGGCGAACCCGGCCGACCACAAGCTGGAACAGATCACCCCCCAGACTCACTTCATCTCCTAA
- the ELOA gene encoding elongin-A: MAESVLEVVGRLQARLAGSAEPKKLLKSLKRLSELPITVDILVETGVGKTVNSLRKHELVGDFAKDLVARWKKLVPVAQEAERNNLDSEDRDYERSSSSKRHQESSLREDEEADQEYSEPFQPSCSQSYSPDHREKKSKRYPRPERAYETYSYSSHQGKGWGRSSPVLSSDQEYSDCGQAVSPEPSESPQDVDTDPYASEEQEEPALFPRKASKGHSFQEKLGAGRERGDFCDKGNASRSKEHKSSHKKQRLDGRGDDRSSAFSPERLHKASFKEQLRESPVAAASKEKQRTSEGSKKEKNRESGASRKEKSHSLPHSEESLENHVKKQKHRDSEKSKLEKSKQSLESSNSEKRKAESDSGNRIKEKGGSGSLKSSEGKRKISDVDKKSVGFSSNSGEGEAEDEFEQPTMSFESYLSYDQPQKKKKKVVKPSAGSAGDKDRGHSKQNGSKATTNSSSSSQKSPSHKRTSEKKAEKKTPEPPKPKRIILDVVPTLPDIPLPPIQANYRPLPSIESITCSQTKRKAVSSPVEESEAGFTGRRLNSKMQVYSGSKTAYLPKMMSLYQQCIRVLSNNIDSIYEVGGVPFSVLEPVLERCTPEQLYRIEECNHVLVEDTDQLWHNHCLRDFKNEKPEEFESWREMYLRLHDAREQRLLMLARNIGSAHANKPKGRVAKMAFVNSAAKPPRDVRRRQEKFGTGGPLLPEKTKIKPVLYTPSKSHARASDEQSYDGPSTSSAHSVPSSGSTFSSYDPRKPPVKKIAPMMAKTIKAFKNRFSRR; the protein is encoded by the exons CTGCTGAAGAGTCTGAAGAGGCTGTCAGAGTTACCCATCACAGTTGACATTCTCGTG GAGACAGGAGTTGGGAAGACTGTGAACAGCCTGAGGAAACATGAGCTGGTGGGAGACTTTGCCAAGGACCTGGTGGCCAGGTGGAAGAAGCTGGTGCCGGTGGCGCAGGAGGCAGAGCG aAATAACCTGGACTCTGAAGACCGTGACTACGAGAGGAGCAGCTCGAGCAAAAGGCATCAGGAATCCTCCCTcagagaggatgaggaggctgATCAGGAATACTCAGAACCCTTCCAGCCTTCTTGCAGCCAGTCCTATAGCCCAGATCATAGGGAAAAGAAGTCCAAAAGATATCCTAGGCCTGAGAGAGCCTATGAGACTTACAGCTATAGCAGCCACCAGGGGAAGGGTTGGGGCAGATCCTCCCCGGTGCTCTCTTCAGACCAGGAGTACTCGGACTGTGGGCAAGCTGTGTCACCTGAGCCCAGTGAGAGCCCTCAGGATGTGGACACGGACCCTTACGCCTCTGAGGAGCAGGAAGAACCAGCACTATTCCCTAGGAAAGCCAGTAAAGGGCACAGCTTCCAGGAGAAGCTCGGGGCAGGCCGGGAGCGCGGCGATTTCTGCGACAAAGGGAACGCGAGTCGGAGCAAAGAGCACAAATCCTCGCACAAGAAGCAGCGACTCGATGGCAGAGGGGATGACAGGAGCTCTGCCTTCAGCCCTGAGAGGTTGCACAAGGCTTCCTTTAAAGAGCAGCTCCGAGAATCCCCCgtggcagcagccagcaagGAGAAGCAGAGGACGTCAGAGGGCAGCAAAAAGGAGAAGAATCGGGAAAGCGGCGCCTCCAGGAAGGAGAAGTCGCACTCGTTGCCGCATTCGGAGGAATCTTTGGAGAACCATGTCAAGAAGCAAAAGCATCGGGACTCTGAGAAGAGCAAATTGGAAAAGtccaagcagagcctggagagctCTAACTCAGAGAAACGGAAAGCTGAGAGTGACTCAGGCAATAGGATCAAGGAAAAGGGGGGTTCTGGGAGCTTGAAGTCTTCGGAGGGGAAGCGCAAAATCTCCGATGTGGACAAAAAATCAGTGGGTTTTTCCTCAAattctggggagggggaagcagAGGATGAGTTTGAACAACCTACAATGTCATTTGAGTCATATCTCAGCTATGACCAGccccagaaaaagaaaaagaaagtggtcAAACCTTCAGCTGGGTCAGCTGGGGACAAAGACCGAGGGCACAGCAAACAGAACGGATCCAAAGCCACTAccaacagctccagctccagtcAGAAAAGTCCAAGCCACAAGAGAACAAGtgagaaaaaggcagagaagaaaaccCCAGAGCCTCCTAAACCAAAGAGG ATAATTTTAGATGTGGTTCCAACATTACCAGacatccccctgccccccatCCAGGCCAATTATCGTCCTCTTCCCTCCATCGAGTCCATCACCTGCTCCCAGACAAAAAGGAAAG CTGTGTCCTCGCCAGTGGAGGAGAGCGAAGCTGGTTTCACAGGCCGCCGGTTAAATTCCAAAATGCAGGTGTACTCTGGCTCCAAAACTGCCTACCTCCCAAAGATGATGTCCCTGTACCAGCAGTGTATCAGGGTCCTCAGTAACAACATCGACT CAATCTATGAAGTGGGTGGTGTCCCTTTCTCCGTGCTGGAGCCGGTGTTGGAGAGGTGCACCCCGGAGCAGCTGTATCGCATCGAGGAATGTAACCAT GTGCTGGTGGAGGACACGGATCAGCTGTGGCACAACCACTGCCTGCGAGACTTCAAGAACGAGAAGCCCGAGGAGTTCGAGTCGTGGCGGGAGATGTACCTGCGGCTGCACGACGCGCGAGAGCAGCGCCTGCTCATGCTGGCACGCAACATCGGCTCTGCCCACGCCAACAAACCCaaag GGAGAGTGGCCAAGATGGCATTTGTGAACTCTGCAGCAAAGCCCCCTCGGGACGTTCGGAGGAGACAGGAGAAGTTTGGAACTGGAGGCCCTCTTCTGCCTGAGAAGACCAA AATAAAACCAGTCCTGTACACACCCAGCAAAAGCCACGCTCGGGCCAGTGACGAGCAGTCCTACGATGggcccagcaccagcagtgcccacTCGGTCCCGTCTTCAGGGAGCACCTTCTCCTCCTACGACCCCAGGAAACCCCCTGTGAAGA aaattGCACCAATGATGGCAAAGACTATCAAAGCTTTCAAAAACAGGTTCTCTCGGAGATAA